In the genome of Chlamydia trachomatis A/HAR-13, one region contains:
- a CDS encoding cysteine-rich outer membrane protein, whose translation MSTVPVVQGAGSSNSAQDISTSSAPLTLKERISNLLSSTAFKVGLVVIGLLLVIATLIFLVSAASFVNAIYLVAIPAILGCVNICVGILSMEGHCSPERWILCKKVLKTSEDIIDDGQINNSNKVFTDERLNAIDGVVESLSRRNSLVDQTQ comes from the coding sequence ATGAGCACTGTACCCGTTGTTCAAGGAGCTGGATCTTCCAATTCGGCACAGGATATTTCCACTAGTTCTGCACCATTAACACTGAAAGAGCGTATATCGAATCTTCTATCTTCCACTGCATTTAAGGTGGGATTAGTGGTGATAGGACTACTTTTAGTGATTGCTACTTTGATATTCCTAGTTTCGGCAGCTTCGTTTGTAAATGCCATCTATCTAGTAGCTATTCCTGCTATTTTGGGATGCGTGAATATCTGCGTAGGAATTTTATCCATGGAAGGACACTGTTCTCCGGAGAGATGGATCTTATGTAAGAAGGTATTAAAGACTTCAGAAGATATCATCGATGATGGGCAGATAAACAACTCTAATAAAGTGTTTACTGATGAGAGGTTGAATGCCATAGATGGGGTAGTGGAATCTCTATCTAGAAGAAATAGTCTGGTGGATCAGACCCAATGA
- the omcB gene encoding outer membrane complex protein OmcB: MRIGDPMNKLIRRAVTIFAVTSVASLFASGVLETSMAESLSTNVISLADTKAKDNTSHKSKKARKNHSKETPVDRKEVAPVHESKATGPKQDSCFGRMYTVKVNDDRNVEITQAVPEYATVGSPYPIEITATGKRDCVDVIITQQLPCEAEFVRSDPATTPTADGKLVWKIDRLGQGEKSKITVWVKPLKEGCCFTAATVCACPEIRSVTKCGQPAICVKQEGPENACLRCPVVYKINIVNQGTATARNVVVENPVPDGYAHSSGQRVLTFTLGDMQPGEHRTITVEFCPLKRGRATNIATVSYCGGHKNTASVTTVINEPCVQVSIAGADWSYVCKPVEYVISVSNPGDLVLRDVVVEDTLSPGVTVLEAAGAQISCNKVVWTVKELNPGESLQYKVLVRAQTPGQFTNNVVVKSCSDCGTCTSCAEATTYWKGVAATHMCVVDTCDPVCVGENTVYRICVTNRGSAEDTNVSLMLKFSKELQPVSFSGPTKGTITGNTVVFDSLPRLGSKETVEFSVTLKAVSAGDARGEAILSSDTLTVPVSDTENTHIY; this comes from the coding sequence ATGCGAATAGGAGATCCTATGAACAAACTCATCAGACGAGCAGTGACGATCTTCGCGGTGACTAGTGTGGCGAGTTTATTTGCTAGCGGGGTGTTAGAGACCTCTATGGCAGAGTCTCTCTCTACAAACGTTATTAGCTTAGCTGACACCAAAGCGAAAGACAACACTTCTCATAAAAGCAAAAAAGCAAGAAAAAACCACAGCAAAGAGACTCCCGTAGACCGTAAAGAGGTTGCTCCGGTTCATGAGTCTAAAGCTACAGGACCTAAACAGGATTCTTGCTTTGGCAGAATGTATACAGTCAAAGTTAATGATGATCGCAATGTTGAAATCACACAAGCTGTTCCTGAATATGCTACGGTAGGATCTCCCTATCCTATTGAAATTACTGCTACAGGTAAAAGGGATTGTGTTGATGTTATCATTACTCAGCAATTACCATGTGAAGCAGAGTTCGTACGCAGTGATCCAGCGACAACTCCTACTGCTGATGGTAAGCTAGTTTGGAAAATTGACCGCTTAGGACAAGGCGAAAAGAGTAAAATTACTGTATGGGTAAAACCTCTTAAAGAAGGTTGCTGCTTTACAGCTGCAACAGTATGCGCTTGTCCAGAGATCCGTTCGGTTACAAAATGTGGACAACCTGCTATCTGTGTTAAACAAGAAGGCCCAGAGAATGCTTGTTTGCGTTGCCCAGTAGTTTACAAAATTAATATAGTGAACCAAGGAACAGCAACAGCTCGTAACGTTGTTGTTGAAAATCCTGTTCCAGATGGTTACGCTCATTCTTCTGGACAGCGTGTACTGACGTTTACTCTTGGAGATATGCAACCTGGAGAGCACAGAACAATTACTGTAGAGTTTTGTCCGCTTAAACGTGGTCGTGCTACCAATATAGCAACGGTTTCTTACTGTGGAGGACATAAAAATACAGCAAGCGTAACAACTGTGATCAACGAGCCTTGCGTACAAGTAAGTATTGCAGGAGCAGATTGGTCTTATGTTTGTAAGCCTGTAGAATATGTGATCTCCGTTTCCAATCCTGGAGATCTTGTGTTGCGAGATGTCGTCGTTGAAGACACTCTTTCTCCCGGAGTCACAGTTCTTGAAGCTGCAGGAGCTCAAATTTCTTGTAATAAAGTAGTTTGGACTGTGAAAGAACTGAATCCTGGAGAGTCTCTACAGTATAAAGTTCTAGTAAGAGCACAAACTCCTGGACAATTCACAAATAATGTTGTTGTGAAGAGCTGCTCTGACTGTGGTACTTGTACTTCTTGCGCAGAAGCGACAACTTACTGGAAAGGAGTTGCTGCTACTCATATGTGCGTAGTAGATACTTGTGACCCTGTTTGTGTAGGAGAAAATACTGTTTACCGTATTTGTGTCACCAACAGAGGTTCTGCAGAAGATACAAATGTTTCTTTAATGCTTAAATTCTCTAAAGAACTGCAACCTGTATCCTTCTCTGGACCAACTAAAGGAACGATTACAGGCAATACAGTAGTATTCGATTCGTTACCTAGATTAGGTTCTAAAGAAACTGTAGAGTTTTCTGTAACATTGAAAGCAGTATCAGCTGGAGATGCTCGTGGGGAAGCGATTCTTTCTTCCGATACATTGACTGTTCCAGTTTCTGATACAGAGAATACACACATCTATTAA
- a CDS encoding small cysteine-rich outer membrane protein has product MKKTALLAALCSVVSLSSCCRIVDCCFEDPCAPIQCSPCESKKKDVDGGCNSCNGYVPACKPCGGDTHQDAKHGPQARGIPVDGKCRQ; this is encoded by the coding sequence ATGAAAAAAACTGCTTTACTCGCTGCTTTATGTAGTGTTGTTTCTTTAAGTAGTTGTTGTCGTATCGTTGACTGTTGCTTCGAAGATCCATGCGCACCTATCCAATGTTCACCTTGTGAATCTAAGAAGAAAGACGTAGACGGTGGTTGCAACTCTTGTAACGGGTATGTCCCAGCTTGCAAACCTTGCGGAGGGGATACGCACCAAGATGCTAAACATGGCCCTCAAGCTAGAGGAATTCCAGTTGACGGCAAATGCAGACAATAG
- a CDS encoding lipoprotein — protein sequence MKRFFLFIVATAALLTQGCSYEPPKREYILAQKCSPLFKHARTLDFSLAQAVFEMTFFTKAPPCVSSLEELSQN from the coding sequence ATGAAAAGATTTTTCCTTTTTATTGTAGCTACTGCTGCCCTCCTGACACAAGGGTGCTCCTATGAACCCCCGAAAAGGGAGTACATCTTAGCCCAGAAGTGCTCCCCTCTTTTCAAACACGCCCGAACCTTAGATTTCTCTCTAGCTCAAGCAGTATTTGAAATGACCTTCTTTACCAAAGCACCACCCTGTGTATCAAGTCTTGAAGAATTGTCTCAAAATTAG
- the gltX gene encoding glutamate--tRNA ligase → MTVQNVRVRVAPSPTGDPHVGTAYMALFNEVFARKYNGQMILRIEDTDQTRSRDDYEANIFSALKWCGIRWDEGPDVGGAYGPYRQSERTEIYKKYAEILLQTDCAYKCFATPQELQEMRAVASTLGYRGGYDRRYRYLSPEEVRQREEQGQPYTIRLKVPLTGESVFEDQCKGCVVFPWADVDDQVLVKSDGFPTYHFANVVDDHLMGITHVLRGEEWLSSTPKHLLLYEAFGWEPPQFFHMPLLLNPDGSKLSKRKNPTSIFYYRDAGYKKEAFMNFLTLMGYSMEGDEEIYSMQRLIEAFDPKRIGRSGAVFDIRKLDWMNKHYLNHEGSPESLLQELKGWLWNDEFLLKILPLCQSRITTLADFVGLTSFFFTAIPQYSKEELLPSSLKQEQAAVMLYSLVKYLEKKDLWEKDFFYQGSKWLAEAFQVHHKKAVIPLLYVAITGAKQGLPLFDSMELLGKARTRARLTYAQNLLGGVSKKVQQQVDKALQDQPLEDIRFLDF, encoded by the coding sequence ATGACTGTCCAAAATGTACGCGTTAGAGTAGCCCCTTCTCCTACAGGAGATCCTCATGTGGGGACTGCTTATATGGCTCTGTTTAATGAGGTTTTTGCAAGAAAATATAATGGGCAAATGATTTTGAGGATTGAAGATACGGATCAAACTCGAAGTCGGGACGATTATGAAGCAAATATTTTCTCCGCCCTCAAGTGGTGCGGAATTCGTTGGGACGAAGGTCCAGATGTTGGAGGAGCTTATGGCCCTTATCGGCAGTCCGAACGCACAGAGATTTACAAAAAATACGCAGAGATCCTCTTACAAACAGATTGTGCGTACAAGTGTTTTGCTACTCCTCAAGAATTGCAGGAAATGCGGGCGGTTGCCAGTACTCTGGGGTACAGAGGAGGATACGATCGCCGGTATCGTTACCTATCTCCAGAGGAAGTTCGACAAAGAGAAGAGCAAGGACAGCCTTATACCATTCGTTTGAAAGTGCCTTTGACGGGAGAAAGTGTTTTTGAAGATCAATGCAAAGGTTGTGTCGTTTTCCCTTGGGCAGATGTTGACGATCAAGTTTTGGTTAAATCAGACGGGTTCCCTACGTATCACTTTGCTAATGTAGTTGATGATCATTTGATGGGGATTACCCATGTGTTGCGAGGGGAAGAGTGGTTAAGTTCTACACCTAAACACCTTCTTCTTTACGAAGCTTTTGGGTGGGAGCCTCCGCAGTTTTTCCATATGCCGCTTCTTCTAAATCCTGATGGAAGTAAGCTTTCCAAGAGAAAGAATCCTACTTCTATTTTTTACTATCGGGATGCTGGATACAAAAAAGAAGCGTTCATGAATTTCCTGACCCTAATGGGGTATAGTATGGAAGGGGATGAAGAGATTTATTCCATGCAGCGTTTGATAGAAGCGTTTGATCCTAAACGAATTGGAAGATCCGGAGCCGTTTTCGATATCCGTAAGTTAGACTGGATGAACAAACACTATCTTAACCACGAAGGATCTCCAGAGAGTCTCTTACAAGAATTGAAGGGGTGGCTCTGGAATGACGAGTTTTTATTGAAAATTCTTCCTCTCTGTCAATCACGTATCACTACGTTAGCCGATTTCGTTGGGTTAACCAGCTTCTTTTTCACTGCGATTCCTCAATATAGTAAAGAGGAGTTATTGCCATCTTCGCTTAAGCAAGAGCAGGCTGCAGTCATGTTGTATAGCCTAGTGAAGTATTTAGAGAAGAAGGATCTATGGGAGAAAGATTTCTTCTATCAAGGATCTAAATGGTTAGCAGAGGCTTTTCAAGTGCATCATAAGAAGGCTGTAATCCCTCTGCTATATGTGGCTATTACTGGTGCAAAACAGGGACTTCCTCTTTTTGATTCGATGGAATTACTAGGTAAGGCTAGGACGCGAGCACGGCTGACCTATGCTCAAAATCTATTGGGAGGAGTATCCAAGAAAGTGCAGCAGCAAGTCGACAAAGCGTTGCAGGATCAGCCTCTTGAAGACATTAGATTTTTAGACTTCTAA
- a CDS encoding helix-turn-helix domain-containing protein has protein sequence MECLQQDTGVEAEQVQVQQQEENAVPVTSQRVSITQAAKLHNVTRQAIYVAIKQKKLKASKTTRWEIDLQDLEDYRRNRYSRAKSTYQGELLFDNEKGFYSVGQVASMLDVPEQKIYYATRIGAMKGERRGSAWVIHVSEVDRYRNDYLKKEAERKGKSLAAMREGFEALGADLLADAENFIS, from the coding sequence ATGGAATGCTTACAACAAGATACAGGGGTCGAAGCAGAACAAGTTCAAGTTCAGCAGCAAGAAGAGAATGCTGTTCCTGTTACTTCGCAAAGAGTATCGATTACTCAGGCTGCCAAGTTGCATAATGTGACTCGTCAGGCTATCTATGTTGCTATTAAACAGAAGAAATTAAAAGCATCGAAGACTACTCGTTGGGAAATAGATTTGCAAGATCTAGAGGATTACAGACGTAATCGTTATTCACGAGCTAAATCTACTTATCAAGGAGAGCTTCTGTTTGATAACGAGAAAGGCTTTTATTCCGTGGGACAAGTGGCGTCCATGCTGGATGTTCCTGAACAGAAGATTTACTATGCTACACGCATTGGTGCTATGAAAGGAGAGCGTCGGGGATCTGCTTGGGTCATTCACGTTTCGGAAGTAGACAGATATCGAAACGATTATCTGAAGAAGGAAGCTGAGCGCAAAGGGAAAAGTCTTGCAGCCATGAGAGAGGGTTTTGAGGCTTTGGGCGCAGATTTGCTGGCAGACGCAGAAAATTTTATCTCATAG